A portion of the Trachemys scripta elegans isolate TJP31775 chromosome 9, CAS_Tse_1.0, whole genome shotgun sequence genome contains these proteins:
- the GPR87 gene encoding G-protein coupled receptor 87 — MGFNLSYGKTPDYHLGQEDIISTNSTTGLLGNSTQNEFTTIVLPVLYLIIFLASILLNGLAVWIFFHIRNKTSFIFYLKNIVVADLLMTLTFPFKIIQDLRLGPLHFNFFLCRYSTVLFYANMYTTIVFLGLISIDRYLKVVKPFGDSRMYSITFTKILSACVWVVMAFLALPNLILTNEYPTKKNIDDCIKLKTPLGVKWHEAVIYINTCMFVIVLIVLIGCYIAISRYIYKSSKQFISSSSRKRKHNQSIRVVVAVFFTCFLPYHLCRIPFTFSHIDKLLDDSAHKILYYCKEMTLFLSACNVCLDPIIYFFMCRSFSRRLFKKSNMRTRSESIRSLQSVRRSEVRIYHEYTDV; from the coding sequence ATTATCATCTGGGCCAAGAAGACATTATTTCAACTAATTCCACAACAGGTCTACTTGGGAACTCCACACAAAATGAATTTACAACCATTGTTTTGCCAGTGCTTTACCTCATCATATTCCTGGCAAGCATCTTACTGAATGGTCTAGCAGTATGGATTTTCTTCcacatcagaaacaaaacaagtttTATCTTTTACCTCAAAAACATTGTGGTTGCAGACCTCCTAATGACACTgacatttccatttaaaataattcaggaCTTGAGACTCGGACCATTGCACTTTAACTTTTTTCTATGCCGATATTCCACAGTTTTGTTTTATGCAAACATGTATACTACGATTGTGTTTCTTGGACTCATTAGCATTGACCGGTATCTGAAAGTGGTAAAGCCATTTGGGGATTCCAGAATGTACAGTATTACTTTCACCAAGATTTTGTCAGCATGTGTTTGGGTTGTTATGGCTTTTCTAGCGTTACCAAATTTGATTCTTACGAATGAATAtccaacaaagaaaaatatagatGATTGCATAAAACTTAAAACTCCCTTGGGAGTAAAATGGCACGAAGCAGTCATTTATATCAATACCTGTATGTTTGTAATAGTACTTATAGTACTAATAGGATGTTACATTGCTATATCCAGGTACATATACAAGTCAAGCAAGCAATTTATTAGCTCATCAAGCAGAAAACGAAAACACAACCAAAGCATAAGGGTTGTTGTGGCTGTATTTTTCACATGCTTTCTCCCATATCATTTGTGTAGAATACCCTTTACTTTTAGCCACATAGATAAACTTTTAGATGATTCAGCACATAAAATTCTGTACTACTGCAAGGAAATGACACTTTTCCTGTCTGCATGTAATGTATGTCTAGATCCAATAATTTACTTTTTCATGTGTAGATCATTTTCAAGAAGGCTGTTCAAGAAATCAAATATGCGAACCAGGAGTGAAAGTATCAGGTCACTTCAAAGCGTCAGAAGATCAGAAGTGCGCATATATCATGAATACACGGATGTGTGA